The following coding sequences are from one Schizosaccharomyces osmophilus chromosome 1, complete sequence window:
- the mss116 gene encoding mitochondrial ATP-dependent RNA helicase Mss116, translating to MIKLSLRYASALSRCPLQLRSFHRTVSLSQEASTVPPSEVLFSESKGIADPVKKNLADNGFLKATSVQGRVIQEVLSNQENAVVQAKTGTGKTLAFLLVAIKDMLKGKPSLHSKKIHSVILSPTRELAIQIYEEARKLTPGTNIKTGFCIGGNSKIMEQRTIQKGLANILIATPGRMNDHLSNPVVRNSITANSFVLDEADRLMDMGFADTIKDIHRDVASPFTRRLCFSATMPPKVSDVFEVILGDKMKIVNCLDPNEPPTHERVPQFVVQTEFDSLFHDSLSLLRELSKQPSPRIIVFLPTIGMVDFVADLFRSHLNIPCFGLHSRLSTTDRRRVTDKFRRAPKGVLFATDVVARGMDFPNVSQVVQIFSPSSLDDYIHRIGRTGRAGKSGEAYLVVPKQEQVFLRNLSKLPIQNHSVNKLSDEERTEFDKDMSYLPVDMRTDILKPLYSAKSYIFENRSKNGDPTELALKLFGLEDEPLAKSELMSSPYVKNIMRKSSSMGNRGPRRTSSTRSFQGKGQKSYRRF from the coding sequence ATGATAAAACTTTCGCTCAGGTACGCGAGCGCTTTATCAAGATGTCCTTTACAGCTTCGTTCATTCCACCGAACGGTTTCACTTAGCCAAGAGGCATCCACCGTACCACCTAGTGAAGTACTGTTTTCTGAAAGTAAAGGGATTGCTGATCctgtaaaaaaaaacttagCGGATAATGGATTTTTGAAGGCCACTTCGGTTCAAGGACGCGTTATTCAAGAAGTGCTTTCGAACCAAGAAAACGCAGTCGTACAGGCGAAAACAGGAACTGGTAAAACTTTAGCGTTCCTCTTGGTTGCAATAAAGGACATGCTAAAAGGAAAACCGTCTTTgcattccaaaaaaattcattctGTTATTCTTAGTCCCACGCGTGAATTAGCTATACAGATTTATGAGGAGGCTAGAAAGCTCACACCAGGTACCAATATCAAAACTGGTTTCTGTATTGGCGGCAACTCGAAGATTATGGAACAGAGGacaattcaaaaaggtCTTGCCAATATCTTAATTGCAACCCCTGGCCGTATGAATGATCATCTCTCAAACCCTGTCGTGAGAAACTCGATAACTGCCAACTCTTTTGTTCTAGATGAAGCTGACAGGTTAATGGATATGGGGTTTGCTGATACTATTAAAGATATCCATCGCGATGTTGCAAGTCCTTTTACTAGAAGACTTTGTTTTAGTGCCACCATGCCGCCCAAAGTGTCAGATGTTTTTGAGGTTATCCTTGGGGATAAGATGAAAATAGTAAACTGTTTGGATCCTAATGAGCCTCCTACACACGAACGTGTACCTCAATTTGTAGTTCAGACAGAATTTGATTCCTTATTTCATGACTCTCTGTCTTTGTTACGAGAGCTATCTAAACAGCCATCTCCCCGAATCATTGTGTTTCTTCCCACTATTGGAATGGTTGATTTCGTTGCCGATCTTTTCCGGAGTCATTTAAATATCCCATGCTTTGGACTACACTCCCGACTTAGCACGACCGATCGACGTCGTGTCACTGATAAGTTCCGTAGAGCCCCGAAAGGAGTTTTGTTTGCTACCGATGTAGTTGCCCGTGGAATGGACTTTCCCAATGTTTCTCAAGTAGTGCAAATCTTTAGTCCTTCAAGTCTTGATGATTATATCCATCGCATCGGCCGTACAGGAAGAGCCGGAAAGAGCGGTGAGGCTTACCTAGTGGTTCCTAAACAGGAGCAAGTTTTCTTAAGAAATCTTTCCAAGTTGCCCATTCAAAATCACTCAGTGAATAAATTAtctgatgaagaaagaacCGAATTTGACAAGGATATGAGCTATTTACCTGTTGATATGCGTACGGATATATTGAAGCCTTTGTACTCTGCAAAATCTTACATTTTTGAGAATCGTTCAAAAAATGGTGATCCAACTGAGTTAGCATTGAAATTATTTGGCCTTGAAGACGAACCCCTTGCAAAATCAGAATTGATGTCTAGTCCATATGTGAAGAATATCATGAGAAAGTCGTCTTCTATGGGCAACCGTGGTCCCCGTCGGACTTCTTCTACGCGATcttttcaaggaaaaggaCAAAAATCATATAGGcgtttttga
- the apl3 gene encoding AP-2 adaptor complex alpha subunit Alp3 gives MVVNNQMKGLKTFISDLRNLKDKDEEKRINIELAKIRAKFQSSTLSAYDRKKYVSKLLYIYMLGYPISFGHLEAVKLLTATKYSEKQIGYLAVALLLNENHDLIRLVINSIKKDLLSLDPFNNALALHAVANFGGREMCETVYPEIQQLLMSAATENIVRQKAALSLLHIYRKFSDIMDTDLLEPIIMLLDDDDINVSLAVSNFVFLIVCREPSLHRLVCKKAIHKLKLIVSGRGYSSGYVYYSVPCPWLQVNLCRILLICHEEVTDESTKRSLINVLGRMLNIFEDLKDTPHLNVINAILFDAIKLAFAIDDTGSLYQKCMKCLGDMISDKEPNVRYLAFDTTAYLISCGHNLPSLKIHRDIILSSLRFKDVSLRKKSLELLYMMCDAENFKSMVDELLVYLPYLDSVSQEDLISKVASLTEIYANDYKWYVDVNLQLFRVAGKSVNDDVWHQLVRVIVNNESIQQYSVRKLFKLLQSDSTHDSLTRSGCYVLGEYGYLIANEPGSSPLQQFITVYKKLHTSSIGTKVLLLTALLKLSKLQPDLHKRVASVFKQYSVSLNTEVQQRACEYLQLLSLPREFLSIVCEEVPVFTIPSKKNLPSISNKSDVSLSDSLNSTKEIDVSSSLPGFYRLCWRDKGILYRDSQVQVGALMEFRDSKVCLSLYFENRKNETFTSFSSTLLRTFPNLKVDASFTDTIFSPDKQLQQRFSIDRLDELFDPPIIRVSFLAGVVRSVNLLLPIVLSKFLRPTVFDSFTFFQRWGLIGVEREAQLAFGLNGVHSKLDERRLMRIIIGLHWGICSGIDTNPSNIVGAGILQVSAQNIGCLLRLEPNYQNDMIRLSIRSTNTTVANVLATSMQDILKNSFYADS, from the coding sequence ATGGTTGTTAATAATCAAATGAAAGGGCTAAAAACCTTTATTTCAGATTTAAGAAATTTGAAGGATaaagacgaagaaaaacgaataaaTATCGAATTGGCAAAGATACGAGCtaaatttcaaagttcGACACTTTCTGCATACGATCGAAAAAAGTATGTCAGTAAACTCTTGTATATATACATGTTGGGATATCCAATATCTTTCGGTCATTTGGAAGCTGTCAAGCTTCTTACTGCTACAAAGTATAgcgaaaaacaaattggaTATCTGGCCGTTGCATTGCTCCTAAACGAAAATCATGATTTAATAAGGTTGGTCATCAATAGCATCAAGAAGGATTTATTGAGCTTAGATCCATTTAATAACGCTTTAGCATTACACGCTGTTGCCAACTTCGGGGGTCGTGAAATGTGTGAGACAGTGTATCCAGAGATACAGCAGTTGCTCATGTCTGCCGCAACTGAAAACATTGTACGTCAAAAAGCAGCTCTCTCTCTGCTTCATATATATAGAAAGTTTTCTGATATAATGGATACGGACTTGCTAGAACCCATAATTATGCTCCTTGATGACGACGATATAAATGTTTCGCTTGCCGTATCAAACTTTGTGTTCTTAATTGTCTGTAGAGAACCATCTCTACACAGACTTGTTTGTAAAAAAGCTATTCataaattgaaattaaTTGTTTCTGGAAGAGGATATTCATCGGGCTATGTTTACTACTCTGTTCCATGCCCTTGGTTACAAGTAAATCTTTGCCGCATATTGCTAATTTGCCATGAAGAGGTGACTGATGAAAGTACAAAGAGGAGTCTCATTAATGTTTTAGGCCGAATGttgaatatttttgaagatcTTAAAGACACTCCGCATCTTAATGTCATAAACGCTATCCTATTTGACGCGATAAAACTTGCATTCGCAATCGACGATACTGGTTCACTTTATCAAAAATGCATGAAATGCCTTGGTGATATGATTTCCGACAAAGAGCCTAATGTACGATATCTAGCTTTTGATACAACAGCTTATTTGATTTCATGTGGGCATAATTTACCTTCTCTCAAAATACACAGAGATATCATATTATCGTCTCTCCGCTTTAAAGATGTCTCTCTTCgtaaaaaaagtttagaaCTTCTGTATATGATGTGTGACGCAGAGAATTTCAAATCTATGGTTGATGAATTATTGGTATACTTACCCTACCTTGATTCTGTTTCTCAGGAGGATCTAATATCCAAAGTTGCATCCCTTACTGAGATTTACGCCAATGATTATAAGTGGTACGTGGATGTCAATCTACAGCTTTTTCGTGTTGCTGGGAAATCTGTGAACGATGATGTTTGGCATCAACTTGTTCGCGTTATTGTGAACAACGAAAGTATTCAGCAATATTCAGTCCGTAAGCTTTTTAAATTACTTCAATCGGATTCAACTCATGATAGTCTCACCAGAAGTGGTTGCTATGTATTGGGGGAATATGGTTATTTAATTGCGAATGAACCAGGAAGCAGTCCACTACAGCAGTTTATTACCGTGTACAAGAAGCTACATACATCATCTATTGGAACTAAAGTTCTTTTATTAACAGCTTTGTTAAAACTATCAAAATTACAGCCTGATCTACATAAGCGTGTTGCATCTGTTTTCAAACAATATTCTGTAAGTTTAAATACAGAGGTTCAGCAAAGGGCCTGTGAATATTTACAGCTATTAAGCCTTCCAAGAGAATTCTTGTCCATCGTTTGTGAAGAAGTTCCTGTTTTTACAATTCCCTCGAAAAAGAATCTGCCATCTATTAGTAACAAGTCAGATGTTTCTTTAAGTGATTCCCTAAATTCGACGAAGGAAATTGATGTTTCTTCTAGTCTTCCTGGATTTTACCGTCTATGCTGGAGAGACAAAGGTATATTGTATAGGGACTCTCAAGTCCAAGTGGGAGCCCTCATGGAATTTCGCGATTCAAAAGTATGTCTTTCACTGTACtttgaaaacagaaaaaatgaaacattCACCTCATTTTCATCTACTTTACTTAGGACATTTCCCAATCTTAAAGTCGACGCATCTTTCACAGATACCATATTTTCTCCTGACAAACAATTACAGCAAAGGTTCTCAATTGACCGACTTGACGAGCTATTTGATCCACCTATTATTCGCGTATCATTTTTGGCTGGTGTAGTTAGATCAGTTAATTTATTGTTGCCTATTGTTTTATCCAAATTTTTACGGCCGACAGTATTTGATAGCTTTacattcttccaaagatgGGGACTAATTGGTGTGGAACGAGAAGCTCAGTTGGCCTTTGGCTTGAATGGTGTACATAGTAAACTTGATGAAAGACGATTGATGAGGATCATTATTGGTCTTCATTGGGGAATATGCTCAGGAATTGATACGAACCCTAGTAACATTGTTGGTGCCGGTATTCTCCAAGTGAGTGCCCAGAATATTGGTTGTTTACTTCGGCTCGAACCTAACTATCAGAACGATATGATCCGTCTATCCATTCGTTCGACGAATACGACTGTTGCAAACGTCCTTGCAACGAGCATGCAAGATATTctaaaaaattcattttatgCGGATTCATGA
- the ist2 gene encoding anoctamin calcium-activated chloride channel OR Ca(2+)-activated phospholipid scramblase, whose product MEKLDENRISTEIVNSPDLVVEINTKNQESEKTVRAVIRELLKAGFEVAVRAGTESSLFLLVKAPAELVLQLINKDRTCSFLYGSLNDVENVRIYDIALVDSSDRIRILYEYITGIKKEKCLGIVPSEEPYKNLVDIYPLHNSNVDQKWMSSWRFKSFLKIQDLDKIKSEYGSQIALHFAFQDTFRNMLGILAVWGILGHYLFQQYSVVYSIGMSIWGICFIQLWKYKESQLSRRWSTNYSEYYEKSREEFHPSTVQVNNTSGTLQSSYPHWKMVLRSLITTAPLFIVSGIILFILISIAFSFDVTLTEVYSGPFKPVVGLLPALIFQILTLPFNIFYTVVAEKLTAWENQRTKNKYQSSLGSKIFLQHFMLSYTALILISYVYGPFGEHLISNVLQNKAANMTMQLSYITDSKFKLNPLRLRNQYFYFLTNAQVINYFTTLAVPQIISYLKSFVKSKFSAQRLSIHDNDAEAKSLNSIRKQSELSKYDEYNDYKDLVLIFGYLVMFSPIYPLAPLIMYVNSYLMVRSSVYKLCKLSKRPVAARIESIKDWNQRLTFISWMGSITMPSISYLYSPLKSLTKQKLYYSLLVGFFSEHLWFLLRHTISSLCPIEETPSLLLQEREQLLHGRIEEIMHSVGHLQKTNPFEESSEVLALYRSAEFKKTI is encoded by the exons ATGGAAAAGCTCGATGAAAATAGGATTTCTACAGAAATTGTGAACTCTCCGGATTTAGTTGTAGAAATCAACACCAAAAATCAGGAAAGTGAGAAGACAGTTCGTGCTGTAATTCGTGAATTGCTAAAAGCTGGGTTTGAAGTTGCTGTTCGAGCAGGCACAGAATCCAGCCTATTTTTATTGGTTAAAGCTCCTGCGGAATTAGTCCTTCAATTAATTAACAAAGATCGCACTTGTTCATTCCTCTATGGATCGTTGAACGATGTGGAAAATGTCCGAATTTACGACATTGCATTGGTGGATTCAAGCGACCGTATTCGAATTCTTTATGAATACATAACTGGtatcaagaaagaaaagtgCCTTGGAATTGTTCCCAGTGAAGAGCCGTACAAAAATTTAGTAGATATTTACCCTCTTCACAACTCCAATGTGGACCAGAAATGGATGAGCTCATGGAGGTTTAAGTCATTCTTGAAAATCCAAGATTTGGATAAAATCAAATCTGAGTATGGCTCTCAG ATTGCTCTTCATTTTGCATTCCAAGATACTTTTAGAAACATGCTTGGTATATTAGCAGTCTGGGGAATTTTGGGTCATTATCTCTTTCAACAATACTCCGTTGTTTATTCCATTGGAATGTCTATATGGGGTATTTGTTTCATTCAGCTTTGGAAGTATAAAGAAAGCCAGCTGTCTAGGCGTTGGTCTACGAATTATAGTGAGTATTATGAAAAGAGTAGAGAAGAGTTCCATCCTTCTACGGTACAAGTTAATAATACCTCTGGTACTTTACAATCAAGTTATCCTCATTGGAAAATGGTCCTCCGAAGTTTAATTACAACAGCACCTCTTTTTATCGTTTCAGGTATAATTCTGTTTATTTTGAtatcaattgcttttaGTTTCGATGTGACGCTTACTGAGGTTTATTCGGGCCCGTTCAAGCCAGTGGTCGGTCTTCTTCCAGCATTaatctttcaaatcctCACCCTTCCTTTTAATATATTCTATACAGTGGTTGCTGAAAAGCTTACAGCATGGGAAAATCAGAGaacgaaaaacaagtaTCAGTCTTCATTGGGTTCGAAGATCTTTTTACAACACTTTATGCTTTCCTACACAGCTCTTATTTTAATATCATACGTTTATGGACCGTTTGGCGAACACCTCATTTCAAACGTCTTGCAGAATAAAGCTGCCAATATGACAATGCAACTTTCTTATATAACGGACTCTAAGTTTAAGTTGAATCCATTAAGACTTCGCAATCagtatttttattttttgacaaatGCCCAGGttattaattattttacAACTCTCGCAGTTCCTCAAATCATTTcttatttgaaaagctttgtGAAATCGAAATTCAGTGCACAGCGCTTGTCAATTCACGACAATGATGCTGAGGCTAAATCTTTGAACTCTATTCGAAAACAATCCGAGCTTTCTAAATATGACGAATACAATGACTATAAAGACTTGGTGTTAATTTTTGGTTATCTTGTTATGTTTTCTCCTATTTATCCTTTAGCTCCCCTTATTATGTATGTCAATAGCTACCTGATGGTTCGCTCTTCAGTATACAAGCTATGTAAGTTGTCAAAACGACCCGTTGCCGCCCGTATCGAATCCATTAAAGATTGGAACCAACGCCTTACTTTTATAAGTTGGATGGGTAGTATTACCATGCCTTCGATTAGCTACTTGTATTCGCCTTTGAAGAGTCTTACAAAACAGAAGTTATACTATTCTTTATTGGTAGGTTTCTTCTCTGAGCATTTATGGTTTTTACTTCGCCATACAATATCATCGCTTTGCCCAATTGAAGAAACACCATCGCTCCTCCTACAAGAGCGTGAACAATTATTACACGGGAGGATTGAGGAGATCATGCATAGCGTTGGACATCTACAAAAAACGAACCCTTTTGAAGAGAGTTCTGAAGTATTGGCACTCTATCGCTCAGCagaattcaagaaaactATTTAG
- the sbg1 gene encoding plasma membrane-actinomyosin ring linker protein Sbg1: MSRIPAGSHDGLETDEVLDPQLSYELANEVSRDDHEDTYGDDIWESEDMQPVMQEGHSLDSFSEYHPKEVLEKKNSPYRDEQVSMAQRSYPSESPFGSASSLNSMESPIPLQSSTLLWDPSVKEVDDILHNEDFHDGRDFNVFTLRGFVNILTLILLSCGLLMLFIGYPILSAVDVEKQRKKEEA, translated from the coding sequence ATGTCAAGGATCCCAGCGGGAAGTCATGATGGACTAGAAACAGATGAAGTTCTCGATCCGCAGCTGAGCTATGAACTGGCAAACGAAGTTTCAAGAGACGACCATGAAGACACCTATGGGGATGACATTTGGGAGTCAGAAGATATGCAGCCGGTAATGCAGGAAGGCCATTCGTTAgattcattttcagaatATCATCCAAAGGAGGTGttggagaaaaaaaactctCCGTACCGTGATGAACAAGTGTCTATGGCTCAACGTTCGTATCCTTCGGAATCTCCATTTGGCAGTGCCTCTTCCCTCAATTCTATGGAATCTCCTATCCCATTACAATCTTCTACGCTTCTTTGGGACCCTAGTGTGAAAGAGGTGGACGATATTTTACATAATGAGGATTTTCATGATGGTCGAGATTTTAATGTTTTCACGCTTCGTGGTTTCGTTAATATTCTAACTCTTATTTTACTAAGTTGCGGACTTTTAATGCTTTTCATCGGCTATCCAATTTTGTCTGCGGTGGACGTCGagaagcaaaggaaaaaggaagaggCTTAA
- the mrd1 gene encoding ribosome biogenesis RNA-binding protein Mrd1, with protein MSRIIIKNLPSYYEKEQLSKYLKSQSNLGVEITDVSVAKTKDGVSRRFAFIGFKNEQDAEKTVRYLDRSYIDSSRVEARVALDFQTANEKLRPWSKHSAKTKELKTIEQEKQVQKQKELEEKEKERREKKLKRKFIDTLQDDKARTFLQLSTATSKSRTWDNEDYTFNNKPSVAETNEEDEEYQELPFAKRQQTDEDGQPVSDTNGAPMIIDGRPQNNSEETEGNDKVDAEHSVSHENGKDAVNTEQKPLSDEEWLRLHRTRIREDAEETPTAEDQNVSEITTPSEAKPLEEKANPSLETPSSHEEEVQPDVSEYDQTIEKIQETKRLFLRNLTYSCTEEDISAHFQRFGALEQVHMPIDKRTNVPKGFAYVEFRNAEDAVQSFQELDGRPFQGRLLHILPAKARHNIVQDEFALSKLPLKKQKELKRKQTAASSTFSWNTLYMNNDAVVTSLASRLGVRKTDILDPTSSDSAVRQAMSETHIIQETKRFFEEHGVDLDAFKNSARSDNVILAKNFTYGTTAEELTSLFGQYGELGRVLIPPAGTIAIIEFINAPDARQAFGKLAYTRIKSSILYLEKAPKDVFQTAYKKNHAHEPEVFAETGAITTESAKELVSEDVDSLDTATLYVKNLNFSTKQSEFQSIFKPLEGYLSAVIRAKPDQKRPGQFLSMGFGFVEFKNKQCAIAAMQAMNGFVLAGHKLDIKLSHQGADAAAETRKLDSSKPKGTKILVKNLPFETSKKDIQSLFGAYGQLRSVRVPRKLDRSARGFAFAEFVTAREAENAMNALKHTHLLGRHLVLQYASASGMDDLNHAMDKAAKEARAEAGSTLVTGKRLIETGEEE; from the coding sequence ATGTCGCGAATTATTATCAAAAACCTTCCAAGTTactatgaaaaagaacaattaTCAAAGTATTTAAAGTCACAGTCCAATTTGGGCGTTGAAATTACAGATGTCAGTGTCgcaaagacaaaagacGGTGTAAGCCGAAGGTTTGCATTCATTGgattcaaaaatgaacagGATGCAGAGAAGACAGTCCGTTATTTGGATCGTTCTTACATAGACAGCTCACGAGTAGAGGCTCGTGTTGCACTGGACTTTCAAACtgcaaacgaaaaattaCGGCCATGGAGTAAGCACTCGgcaaagacaaaagaattgaagacTATAGAGCAGGAGAAACAGGtccaaaagcaaaaagagttagaggaaaaggaaaaggaacgacgtgaaaagaaattaaaaagaaagtttatTGATACTCTTCAAGATGATAAGGCTCGTACTTTCTTGCAGTTGTCTACTGCTACCAGTAAGTCCCGTACTTGGGATAATGAAGATTATACTTTTAATAACAAGCCTTCTGTTGCCGAGACAAATGAGGAAGACGAGGAATACCAAGAGCTCCCTTTTGCCAAACGCCAGCAGACAGATGAAGACGGACAGCCAGTATCTGATACCAATGGTGCCCCCATGATAATTGATGGACGCCCTCAAAATAATTCTGAAGAAACAGAAGGTAATGATAAAGTGGATGCCGAACATTCTGTTTCCCACGAGAACGGGAAGGATGCGGTAAACACGGAGCAAAAGCCCCTGTCCGATGAAGAATGGCTTCGTCTTCACAGAACTAGAATTCGTGAGGATGCTGAAGAAACGCCGACTGCTGAAGACCAAAATGTCTCTGAGATTACTACTCCATCTGAAGCAAAGCCTTTAgaggaaaaagcaaatccCTCTTTGGAAACCCCTTCTTCCCATGAAGAAGAGGTTCAACCCGATGTGTCTGAGTATGACCAaaccattgaaaaaattcaagaaaCGAAGCGTTtatttttgagaaatctTACATATAGTTGTACCGAAGAAGACATAAGCGCTCATTTTCAACGTTTTGGTGCATTGGAGCAAGTCCATATGCCAATAGATAAGCGCACAAATGTTCCCAAGGGTTTTGCATATGTAGAGTTTCGCAATGCAGAAGACGCCGTACAAAGTTTCCAAGAATTGGACGGAAGACCCTTCCAGGGACGTTTGCTGCACATCCTTCCCGCTAAAGCTCGTCACAACATCGTTCAAGATGAATTTGCTTTGAGTAAGCttcctttgaagaaacagaagGAATTGAAGAGAAAGCAAACGGCTGCAAGTAGCACCTTTAGCTGGAATACATTGTACATGAATAATGATGCCGTGGTAACATCACTGGCTTCTAGGTTGGGCGTTAGAAAAACCGATATTTTGGATCCTACCTCTTCTGATTCGGCTGTCCGTCAGGCCATGTCTGAAACTCACATCATTCAAGAGACCAAGCGATTCTTCGAAGAGCATGGTGTGGATTTGGACGCATTTAAAAACAGTGCTCGTTCTGACAATGTAATCTTGGCGAAAAACTTTACTTACGGTACTACCGCCGAAGAACTGACCTCCCTCTTTGGTCAATATGGTGAACTGGGAAGGGTTTTGATTCCTCCAGCTGGTACTATTGCcattattgaatttataaATGCTCCTGATGCTCGACAAGCGTTTGGCAAGTTGGCTTATACTAGAATCAAGAGTTCCATCTTGTATTTAGAAAAAGCACCCAAAGATGTGTTTCAAACGGCttacaagaagaatcatgCTCATGAGCCTGAAGTTTTTGCTGAAACGGGTGCAATTACCACCGAATCAGCCAAGGAATTGGTATCCGAGGATGTTGACTCTCTCGATACTGCCACGCTCTACGTtaagaatttgaatttttcaacaaaacaatcGGAGTTTCAGAGTATTTTCAAGCCTTTGGAGGGATATCTATCTGCGGTTATCCGTGCAAAACCTGATCAGAAGCGCCCTGGCCAATTCCTTAGTATGGGTTTTGGGTTCGttgaatttaaaaataagcaATGTGCTATCGCAGCTATGCAAGCCATGAACGGTTTTGTCTTGGCGGGGCATAAACTTGATATTAAGTTGTCTCACCAAGGGGCTGATGCAGCAGCAGAGACGAGGAAGCTGGATTCTTCCAAACCGAAAGGTACTAAAATTCTTGTTAAAAATTTGCCTTTCGAAACTTCCAAGAAAGATATCCAGTCCTTATTTGGTGCTTATGGACAGTTGCGTTCTGTTCGTGTACCACGGAAACTTGATAGAAGTGCACGAggctttgcttttgctgaATTTGTTACTGCTCGTGAAGCTGAAAATGCCATGAACGCTTTGAAGCATACACACTTGCTCGGCCGTCATCTTGTGTTACAATACGCTTCTGCTAGTGGCATGGATGACTTAAACCATGCAATGGACAAAGCTGCCAAGGAAGCTCGTGCAGAAGCTGGCTCTACTCTTGTTACAGGAAAACGTCTCATCGAGACAGGCGAAGAAGAATAA